A single window of Watersipora subatra chromosome 9, tzWatSuba1.1, whole genome shotgun sequence DNA harbors:
- the LOC137404903 gene encoding TRIO and F-actin-binding protein-like translates to MSEMVPKMVFISKPIKPIQAIKSCKQNLIFAQNTTLQINNYHTSHEDPKGLSNTKTIKQDETFVDGTPGTGLSVQENPKTVLNTKAIKQDETFVDGTPGTVLSVQGDPKTLSNTKTIKQDETFVDGTPGTILFVQENPKTVSNTKTIKQDETFVDGILGTVLFVQENPKTVSNTKTIKQDETFVDGTPGTGLSVQENPKTVSNTKTIKQDETFVDGTPGTGLPVQKNPKTVSNTKTIKQDETFVDGTPGTGLSVQENPKTVSNTKTIKQDEIFVDGTSGTGLSVQEDPKTLSNTKTIKQDETFVDGTPGTGLSVQENPKTVSNTKTIKQDEIFVDGTPGTGLSVQEDPKTLSNTKTIKQDETFVDGTPGTVLFVQEDPKTVSNIKTIKQDEIFVDGTPGRPKKTF, encoded by the exons ATGAGTGAGATGGTTCCCAAAATG GTCTTCATCAGTAAACCCATCAAACCAATTCAAGCTATCAAAAGCtgtaaacaaaacttaatttttgctcaaaatactacattacaaataaataattaCCACACTTCTCATGAAGATCCAAAAGGACTTTCAAAcacaaaaactataaaacaagATGAGACATTCGTTGATGGTACACCTGGTACAGGATTATCTGTACAGGAAAAcccaaaaacagttttaaacacAAAAGCTATAAAACAAGATGAGACATTCGTTGATGGCACACCTGGTACAGTATTATCTGTACAGGGAGACCCAAAAACACTTTCAAAcactaaaactataaaacaagATGAGACATTTGTTGATGGTACACCTGGTACAATATTATTTGTACAAGAAAACCCAAAAACAGTTTCAAACACAAAAACTATTAAACAAGATGAGACATTTGTTGATGGTATACTTGGTACAGTATTATTTGTACAGGAAAACCCAAAAACAGTTTCAAACACAAAAACTATTAAACAAGATGAGACATTCGTTGATGGTACACCTGGTACAGGATTATCTGTACAGGAAAACCCAAAAACAGTTTCAAACACAAAAACTATTAAACAAGATGAGACATTTGTTGATGGTACACCTGGTACAGGATTACCTGTACAGAAAAACCCAAAAACAGTTTCAAACACAAAAACTATTAAACAAGATGAGACATTCGTTGATGGTACACCTGGTACAGGATTATCTGTACAGGAAAACCCAAAAACAGTTTCGAAcacaaaaactataaaacaagATGAGATATTCGTTGATGGTACATCTGGTACAGGATTATCTGTACAGGAAGACCCAAAAACACTTTCAAACACTAAAACTATTAAACAAGATGAGACATTTGTTGATGGTACACCTGGTACAGGATTATCTGTACAGGAAAACCCAAAAACAGTTTCAAACACCAAAACTATAAAACAAGATGAGATATTCGTTGATGGTACACCTGGTACAGGATTATCTGTACAGGAAGACCCAAAAACACTTTCAAAcactaaaactataaaacaagATGAGACATTTGTTGATGGTACACCTGGTACAGTATTATTTGTACAGGAAGACCCAAAAACagtttcaaaca